TGGAATAAAAGGTCATTGGGCATCAACCACAGCTTTGTGGTCGACAGCCAATGGCAAGGAAGAGAAATAGCTGTTCCTTTAGCTGTCTGATATCTCAGCTCATGACTCGGAAATCTGCTGACTACGCATCTACTTGGCAGACTTGGAACAGTTATGCTCTTGTGCCATCTGCCTGTGATAACCAGGACTGATTAAAAGAATCCACggagaaaacaggaagagatAAAGTTTGCAAGTCAGAATCATCTTGTAGAAAGGTGACCTTGTTTCACTCCAGCAAAGAAGATAACACCTGGGTTACCACGGTTAGTACTGAAAAATAACCCTTTCCACTCTCATCTGCTTGATCATAACTTTGAAAGCTCGAAGGTTGAGGTGaattcaaaacagaaaagaaaaataagaaagcaggccaaacCAGGAAGATTAAGTAcacccacagagagagacaagctGATGTGGGCACCAGGTACTACACAACAGATCTTGCGGCTGCAGTGCAGAAGCACAAAGGATGCAGGACAACTCTGAGGTGCAGGGAGACCTCGGCCCCAAGGGCTTCTGCGGCCTTCCAGTCCCAAGGACCACAATTCTCTCAGTGCAAGTACAGCCCAGCGTGGCTGCCTGCATCTGAACAGTGCCCCACTCACCTGCCGCACTTCGTGTTTCTCAAACTCCTGCAGCTGCCTTTGGAAGCCCAGGTTGGGGTTGGCACAGGACCTCCCTGCACGAACGGTGTGTAAGGCCTCTTCCCAGCCAAAGTCGGTGACAGTCATGATGTATGCGATCACCAGTGTCACACTCCTGGAGACCCCAGCCAGGCTGCAGGACCGAGACAACCACATGTTGCCAGGACAGTTTGGGAACTGCAGATCTATCTCTAGCCATCTAAAGGGCCTCATTTTCAAGAGCCTGTCTGCCTTCAGGGTTTCATGGAGCAGGCAAGGCTTGCTAGGGAACCATTCAGGATCACAGAAGAACTGTCCTCTGTGGTACATGCTGGGGCTCAAGCACTCCAAGACTTCCAGCCTCATCTCCACACTCTCCTCGTAGGATGTGGTCTGgacattttctatttccttgggCAATAATGTAACCGAGGCACAGAGAGGGCTTGGGGCTTCCAACCTCTGCACCAATTCCAACCAAAACCTACTAGGCTCAGAAGGCTTCATAGCTTCCTCAGTTACCACAGAGGAAGTCTAATCTGTGCTTTTTAAGGGATGTGAAGATCAGGTCTACAGTATTCTAATGACAACAATAGTATTGCCCTCTTCAGCACTGGCTTGCCACCACAGCTCTTTATTAGGAACTTGCAAGGGAGTTTTAAACAAATATATCCTCTTAGGTTGAAATTCTTTATGTGAATTCACCAGGAGGGAGAGACCCAGGGATTGGGGTTTCAGAACCTTTATCAACCACCCGCAACTGCACTCCAAGACACTTTAATCCAAATGGAGGGAGGCTGAAACAACTGCCATTTGTAGGGACTATAccactgtctttaaaaacaaaacagtatagcAAGAAATaaactatattatttaatatgtatataagCGTAAATGTGTGTGAATCTGCAAAACATCGTTCTTAAAAGCTACTGAAATATCTCCTGTCCTTTGCTGCTTTTATAGGTTACTTGCTCATGGCTTTTGAGTGtggcttttctgtcttttctgtcaGGGGCTGTCACCAGCATAGCACCAAGAGAAGCACTTCATACAGCTTGTGCTGCAAAGGTGGGTGCTTTTACTCAGTCAAAAGACTTATACTTTCAGTTAATTAATGTCGCACATCATTGTAGACAGAGGGGAGATGATCAGTCTCCATTCAAACGATGGCAGAGGTGCGAACACACACCTAGAACACACACCCAGGCGGAGTGCAGAGCACTGTACAGGCACTGCACTTACTACGCTTGCTGGCTTGTCTTTCTAGTCACTGTGTGTGCTGCTGCGCATGTACAGTTGTTCTTTCTGCCCATGGGTCACTGGCCCCCGAGCTCGCTGTGGTGTCCACAGTCTCACAGGACGGGCATGGTACTCAGTGCTATCAGACATCCTACTACATTGTCATGCATCTGTGACAGTGTGGTGCACCACAGTCAGATGCCAGCACGACGGCTGCTATTCTACACTGTATGAGAAGGGAGGACAAGGAAAACACATACATGTTTGGTACAGAGACACTTTCCTGGATACTTCCAATTTATGGATGAAATAATGGGGTTGGAACCCATGGACGTGGGACACTGACCTTCCATTTATGATAAAAAAGTACAGGAGACTACAGGTGGGTCACTGTCAATAAAATGTTTACTTCTAAGTATGCTTGGATCATTTAAAGTAAATGACTGGAATCAAACACACCCAACAAAAGCGGCAAATGGAAAGGAGTTGGTTTGATATTATAGAAATGTACGTCTAAGCGCCCACAATATATTATAGAAATGTACATCTAAGCGCCCACAGTATATTATAGAAATGTACGTCTAAGCGCCCACAGTATATTATAGAAATGTACGTCTAAGCGCCCACAGTATATTATAGAAATGTACACCCAAGCACCCACAGTATATTACAGAAATGTACGTCCAAGCGCCCACAGTATATTACAGAAATGTACGTCTAAGCGCCCACAGTATATTATAGAAATGTACGTCCAAGCGCCCACAGTATATTACAGAAATGTACGTCTAAGCGCCCACAGTATATTATAGAAATGTACATCCAAGCGCCCACAGTATATTACAGAAATGTACGTCCAAGCGCCCACAGtatattataaaaatgtatgtCTAAGCACCCACAGTTTCTGACAGAGTGGGTAGGAGGAAGCAGGGCTTTGGAATGACAATGTGGGGCCTGGTATGAGCTTTCCAGGACCAGCTGACACGTGACAGGCTGTCCTAGTGAAATGCCACGCTAGAAATGACAGTCTTTTGTGCCACCAACCTTGACAACATAACAATCTCTAGAAATCCTAGCAGTGActgaatcaaaaacaaaagcaaagccagTTCGCTTTCttccagagaaaggagaagggactACTAGGGAGCAGGGCCGCAGTGCAGCATGCGTGTGAGATActgctccagcatcatgcctccatgcctgccagcctgctgccatgctgCTCCTCATGACGGCTATAAACTCTAACTCTCTGgaacccccaattaaatgatttattttatacgCTGTGTTGGTCTTGGCATTTTATCAGAGCATTAGATAGAAAGACATCAACTGGAAATCAAACTTCTGACAATATATTAAGCAAGAGTCATACATACCAATGTACAAGACAGCCCTCACCCTGGAGTCGGCACTCATGAATGAATTTAATACTTTCTTTGAAATGTCTTGTCctatgaaggaaaaaaaagtaacaagTAACGTTTACTACTTAACATCTGTTAGACAGAAACAGTTGCTGCCATTTCCTAAGATGTCTTCGAGTCTGCCGGTGTAGAGCCAGGCCGTGCTGGGGCCAGTGCTGTCTCAGCTTTTCCATGCTCACAGGCTCGCTGAGGCTTAGGCTTCCCATCAGAGTGCTATCTTCAAGCCATCCCTGAGTCACATGGTTACTGCTGACGGGCACAAGAACTGGAGTTCTTCCTTAGCCTGCTCTGTTCACCCTGCCTGTCACCCTGGCTGCGAACCCTGTACAGCTGCCGTGGCTCAGATGAGGAAGGTTTCCCTGTTGTGTGGATGGCCAAGCCTGAGAAGCCAGCTTACTTCTGACCGCCCTGATCCTGCGAGCTCCCCGCTCAGTCTCCTCGCTGCCACACTACATGCCCCTGGAGctatgtggaaagcaaccttgagTTTCAACCTCTTCTGTGTGGCGCTGGAAGCATGGCTTAGAAGGCAAGGACGATGGCTCCCAGAGGAGACGTGACACGGTATCAGTATGCTTTGTGAACTGTGGAGTTTGTGATGACTGTGAATGTCACAGTTCACTACTCTGACCCTTGTCCTTCTTTTCTGGATACTTGTTCGGCACACAACTACTCAGGAGAGCCACTGTAGGTTCCCAGGCTATGTGTGTGCTCTGCACCATATGGACAGAGGTCTGCACTGTGGCACGGAGCACGTGAAGGCTGTGAGGGGTAGGCACAGAACCTTTTCCCAGGTATATTCTCCCTTCAGATGGCTTCCAAAGCACTGAAACCTCCAGAGCTGCCTATGCGCCCAGTGCACTTCTCTACAAGCGCTGAGTACTGGCCATTTGTCAGGGGTTATGATAGGCTGAGGGACAAGTGGGAAGGCATAATTCTCCTTGAAGAAGAAAgagcacaaaagaaaagaaaagaatcagaatAGAAGCTCAGTGGGGCAAGAGGTAAGAAGCGTTTTCATTGAagagtgcatgtgcatatacaacatacacatcCATGCCTGCAACAAGTGTCACCGCAAGTGGAGATTCCAAGTGTACCAACCTAAGGACACCAGACATCTCTACACAGCGCAGCGCagagcagcacagcacagctcagagcagcacagcacagcacagctcagatcagcacagcacagcacagcacagagcagcacagcacagcacagcacagctcagatcagcacagcacagcacagagcagcacagcacagcacagcacagcacagcacagcacagcacagcacagcacagcacagcacagaacAGCACAGCTCAgatcagcacagcacagctcagatcAGCACAGCACACCTCagagcagcacagcacagctcagatcAGCACAGCACACCTCAGAGCAGCACAGCACAgcgcagcacagcacagcacagagcagcacagcacagcacagcacagcacagctcagagcagcacagcacagcacagcacagcacagcacagcacagcacagcacagcacagcacagctcagagcagcacagcacagcacagcacagctcagctcagcacagcacagctcagatcAGCACAGCACACCTCagagcagcacagcacagctcagagcagcacagcacagcacagcacagcacagctcagagcagcacagcacagctcagagcagcacagcacagcacagctcagcacagcacagcacagcacagctcagagcagcacagcacagcacagcacagcacagcacagctcagagcagcacagcacagcacagcacagctcagatcAGCACAGCACACCTCagagcagcacagcacagctcagagcagcacagcacagcacagcacagctcagcataGCACAGCTCagagcagcacagcacagctcagagcagcacagcacagcacagcacagctcagagcagcacagcacagagcagcacagcacagctcagatcagcacagcacagcacagcacagcacagcacagcacagcacagcacagctcagcacagcacagctcagatcAGCACAGCACACCTCagagcagcacagcacagctcagagcagcacagcacagcacagcacagctcagcataGCACAGCTCagagcagcacagcacagctcagagcagcacagcacagcacagcacagcacagctcagagcAGCATAGCACAGAGCAGCACAGCGCAGCTCAgatcagcacagcacagcacagcacagcacagcacagctcagagcagcacagcacagcacagctcagcacagcacagctcagatcAGCACAGCACACCTCagagcagcacagcacagctcagagcagcacagcacagcacagctcaaagcagcacagcacagcacagcacagcacagcacagctcagagcagcacagcacagctcagcacagcacagctcagagcagcacagcacagcgcagcacagcacagaacagcacagcacagcacagaacAGAACAGCACAGCTCAgatcagcacagcacagctcagatcAGCACAGCACACCTCagagcagcacagcacagctcagatcAGCACAGCACAGCGCAGCACAgcgcagcacagcacagcacagcacagctcagagcagcacagcacagctcagcacacacagcacagctcagagcagcacagcacagctcagcacagcacagcacagctcagagcagcacagcacagctcagagcagcacagcacagcacagctcagagcagcacagcacagcacagcacagcacagcacagcacagcacagcacagcacagcacagcacagcacagcacagcacagctcagagcagcacagcacagcacagcacagcacagcacagcagatTCTGGTGATTTTTCCAGGAAAAAGACTCCTACATGTGAACACAGGATTCAGAGAACTGAAGCATTGCTTCCAAATGTCCTTGCCAAACCCTCCACCTGGTAGCACTTGTACCCAGGAGCCGGGCACATGAACAGGTGGGTGGGGCAGTGCCGGAGCAGAGGAACAGCTGACGGGAGCATGGCATGGTTGCATGTTTGGATGGCTACAGCAGGAGAACAGAGCTTCTCATGCTACAAGCCAAACAGCCCTCTGCAGTTGGCCAGGATGCCTCTGACAAGCTCTAACACTAGCTATCCCGGCCAGGACACTTAGTCAGTTGTTGGCAGCAAAGCTCTCCAGCTCTGGGAGAGGAGTTCTGCAAAGCTCAAAGTGCTGCCATCTAGCCGCTAGTCTCCAGCAGACAGCTACAGAGTCTAAACGATGTTTTAGAAGCACAGAACTCCAGGATAAAGTGTTGCAGGATGGGCAGCCACGTTCCCACAGGATACCAGCACCTTGCTGGCAGCCCTGGGAGAACCAGTCACAGGCTTCTCGGCAACACTTCTCTCTGAGACACCTTCAAAGAGAAAGTTCACTCACAGCCAATGCCCTCTTCCTCATACCAGCACCCAGGTGAGGGACTAAAGGCCCAAGCCACCTCACCTAGGTACAAAGTGTCCTGTGATGGCTGTGTTTATGTTAACCTGACATTGGCCAGAGTCGTgtttggaagagggaacctcaattgagaaaatgtcctcagtagattggcctgtgggcaaacctgtactgcattttcttaattaatgattgatgtgggaggatccAGCTCACGAAGGGCAGTGGCACtcctgggcagatggtcctgtGTTAGTCAAAAGCAGGttagcaagccatgaagagcaagccagtaagctgcactcctccatggcctctgcatcagctcctctcCTGACTTTGCAGGATGATGGATTACAAGCTGTAAGATGACTGAACTCTTTCCGCCCCAAGGTGCTGTTGGGCATggtgtgttgttgtttttacaaTAGACTCCAATCTGCCTCATGGCTGGACTCCAGACCTCAGACGTGACAGACTCTGAGGTCACTTCAGACCAGTCAAACAACACAGGATGGCCAGATGGCACATTCCCTTTTAAACCTAAGTCTGTCCACACGGCAGTTGTCAAGAGTGTGTTGGGGTCCCTCTCCCACTGCAGGGCCTACCTTTTGGTAGGTTTCTTCTGGTTGGGAAATCACTAGTCTATAAGCATGGACAAGGAAAAGAGCACCAGAGCCACAAAAGCGAAGCCAGAAAGCAATGAGTGAGAGCCACCCAGGTGAAGGAAGACGCCACAGACTGCCTCAGAGCACTGTGCAATGAGCACAGCGGTGCAGAAGCCAGCTGAGCTCCTCAGTGCACACAGGACTCAGCCTTCAGGAAGTTACTGGGTCTAGAGGCTCATTCAGGGCTTGCTGAGGAGTCAGGCCAATTCCGCTGAGGCCTCCCTGGGAGCAACTTCTTATATCTGGGCTTCAGACCTGCATGTCCCAAACTCACACACTATGAAATCAGGCTTCCTATGGACTATGAGGCAGAACCTGGGTTCAAGAGCTGGCTTTGCTGCACCTGGGTTGAGCAACGCCCAAAGCTGTACTGAGCCCACAACAGTGTATAGAAGGAACACTTGTGTGCCTCCCCTCCCTGTTCTGAGCCCACAACAGTGTGTAGACGGGACACTTGtgtgcctcccctcccccttagCCTTTCCATCCTTTGGTTTGCGTGTCTGTGTGAGATAGAGACTAGATCAACAATGACACACAGGATGCTGTTTCTGGCCACCAGTGTGCTGGGGGCAAGGACTGTAGAGCCCCAGGGCAGGCAACTGTCTCAGTCTAAGACACAGTGATGCCTCAGACACAAAAGTCAGGCACAAGGCCAAGCCAGGCAGACATTCCTAGAAATGTCTTTTACAAGAAAGGCCAGGAGGTGGGCTGGCCCGATGCTGCTCTGGTTTAAAACTGGGTGTTGCAGAGAGAGGTATGTGTGGGTTATTTCCAGGGAAAAAAATGACATAGTCCAAGCCCTGGTCACTAAACTCCCTCCTCCACAGTGGGAAATACCCACAGTCTGGGTTCTTTTATTTTCAACTCTAGTCTGAAGCAGAAGCACAGATCTGCAGCCGCATCCCACCACACGGTGTTTACATGAACGCCAGTTCCCTCTTTGTGTTCTTCGTTTGCTTGGCGGTTACCCTTCCTTCCACACAAAGGCATGTGTGACGGGCCTGCCTGCCTCAGGAGCATGCTCACAGGCGCACCATGCTCACCCGGCAGTGCACAGATGTGATCATATGAGCTGCTGCTATCAGCCCTCAGAGAGCACCTCCGTGGTGGTGGGCAGCTCTGGTGGCGAGATTGTCCTCTTGCTTTTCAGTGACTAGTAGGTACCTCAACCACCCATTCTCCATATAAGAGGCTAAGAGTGACCCCATGTTCTTGCTGATCTTCTGAGAGTTCAATAAAGGATGGTGGATGGAGAGTG
This genomic interval from Rattus norvegicus strain BN/NHsdMcwi chromosome 17, GRCr8, whole genome shotgun sequence contains the following:
- the Dusp22 gene encoding dual specificity protein phosphatase 22 isoform X6, which translates into the protein MGSGMSQILPGLYIGNFKDARDAEQLSRNKVTHILSVHDTARPMLEGVKYLCIPAADSPSQNLTRHFKESIKFIHECRLQGEGCLVHCLAGVSRSVTLVIAYIMTVTDFGWEEALHTVRAGRSCANPNLGFQRQLQEFEKHEVRQLPREF
- the Dusp22 gene encoding dual specificity protein phosphatase 22 isoform X5 gives rise to the protein MQEESSSLELQRKILPGLYIGNFKDARDAEQLSRNKVTHILSVHDTARPMLEGVKYLCIPAADSPSQNLTRHFKESIKFIHECRLQGEGCLVHCLAGVSRSVTLVIAYIMTVTDFGWEEALHTVRAGRSCANPNLGFQRQLQEFEKHEVRQLPREF